In Pseudomonas fakonensis, one DNA window encodes the following:
- a CDS encoding PLP-dependent aminotransferase family protein yields MGGNFVWTPALADDGQPRYLALVDAIAVAIERGELKVGERLPPQRRLAWALGLNPSTTQQAYREAAARHLVAGEVGRGTYVLAGSKEATLFRLKRQDGAQAMIDLSTNVPVADPHNHDLAHSLQALLAQGDSALLDHYLGPQQLLLGRVHGARWLADRGLALPPDELALSGGAQQALLTVLQSLCQAGDAVLVEALTAPGIKAACRQLHLPVHGVALDRHGLRPDELDRVVRASGARVLVTTPTLHNPTGACMDEARRQALAEVVRRHDLLVIEDDVYGALTDQPPLYPLLEGRGVLVSSLSKTVAAGLRLGWIVAQPPLLARIDPHAQATHWPVSPLNLRIACQWIADGTAARRLAWQRQEIAERWRLARAVLGAALVSDGGPSPHAWVTTPGDAEQVVAACRERGVEVVPASVFAVGTHTPQALRVSLSAAASRAQLKQALHIVRDAL; encoded by the coding sequence ATGGGTGGCAATTTCGTGTGGACTCCAGCCCTGGCCGACGACGGCCAACCCCGCTACCTGGCCCTGGTCGATGCCATTGCCGTGGCCATCGAACGCGGCGAACTGAAAGTCGGCGAACGCCTGCCGCCGCAGCGGCGCCTGGCCTGGGCGCTTGGGCTGAACCCCAGTACCACCCAGCAGGCTTACCGGGAGGCGGCAGCGCGGCACCTGGTGGCCGGCGAGGTGGGCCGCGGCACCTATGTGCTGGCGGGCAGCAAGGAGGCCACGCTGTTCCGCCTGAAACGCCAGGACGGCGCGCAAGCCATGATCGACCTGTCGACCAACGTGCCGGTCGCCGACCCGCACAACCACGACCTGGCCCACAGCCTGCAGGCGTTGCTGGCCCAGGGCGACAGCGCCCTGCTCGACCACTACCTGGGCCCGCAGCAACTGCTGCTGGGGCGGGTGCACGGCGCGCGCTGGCTGGCGGACCGCGGCCTTGCCCTGCCCCCGGACGAACTGGCCTTGAGCGGCGGCGCCCAGCAGGCACTGTTAACCGTTTTGCAGTCGCTGTGCCAGGCCGGCGATGCGGTGCTGGTGGAGGCGCTGACCGCGCCCGGCATCAAGGCCGCCTGCCGCCAGTTGCACCTGCCGGTGCACGGCGTGGCCCTGGACCGCCACGGCCTGCGCCCGGACGAGCTGGACCGCGTGGTGCGCGCCAGTGGCGCCCGGGTGCTGGTGACCACGCCAACCCTGCACAACCCCACGGGTGCGTGCATGGACGAAGCCCGCCGCCAGGCACTGGCCGAGGTGGTCCGGCGCCATGACCTGCTGGTGATCGAGGACGATGTATACGGCGCGCTGACCGACCAGCCGCCGCTCTACCCGCTGCTCGAAGGGCGCGGCGTGCTGGTCAGCAGCCTTTCCAAGACCGTGGCTGCCGGCCTGCGCCTGGGCTGGATCGTTGCCCAGCCGCCACTGCTGGCACGCATCGACCCGCATGCCCAGGCCACCCACTGGCCGGTTTCGCCGCTGAACCTGCGCATCGCCTGCCAATGGATCGCCGATGGTACTGCGGCGCGGCGGCTGGCCTGGCAGCGCCAGGAAATTGCCGAGCGCTGGCGCCTGGCGCGCGCTGTGCTGGGCGCAGCATTGGTGAGTGATGGCGGGCCATCACCCCATGCCTGGGTAACGACGCCCGGGGATGCAGAGCAGGTGGTGGCGGCCTGTCGCGAGCGCGGGGTGGAGGTGGTGCCGGCGAGTGTATTTGCCGTGGGCACGCACACCCCGCAGGCGCTGCGGGTCAGCCTGTCGGCGGCGGCAAGCCGTGCGCAGTTGAAGCAGGCATTGCACATCGTGCGTGATGCCCTGTAA
- a CDS encoding DUF2790 domain-containing protein, whose protein sequence is MKALLILALVGMSSFALAEEAQPARSQPVAQQYDYSTNLDIKRVIHLSTIPNVCEVVPATMTYEDHQGQVHTLQYRAMGEGCQQG, encoded by the coding sequence ATGAAAGCCCTACTGATTCTTGCATTGGTCGGTATGTCCTCGTTCGCCCTCGCCGAAGAGGCCCAGCCCGCCCGCAGCCAGCCTGTGGCCCAGCAGTACGACTACTCCACCAACCTCGACATCAAGCGCGTGATCCACCTGTCGACCATCCCCAACGTCTGCGAAGTGGTGCCTGCCACCATGACCTACGAAGACCACCAGGGCCAGGTGCATACCCTGCAGTACCGGGCCATGGGTGAGGGGTGCCAGCAAGGGTAA
- a CDS encoding GNAT family N-acetyltransferase, whose amino-acid sequence MLDQFYRQHGSRMRAAGEGVQWVARNGEIVAGMNLLPVAAGHWLTGLFVAPSQRGQRVGSQLLEAALNATPGPVWLFCDPQLVPFYARLGFINAESLPEALASRLARYQRSKPLVALLRAQSSATSSPGNSTSV is encoded by the coding sequence CTGCTCGACCAGTTTTACCGCCAGCATGGCTCACGCATGCGTGCCGCCGGCGAAGGTGTACAGTGGGTGGCCCGTAACGGCGAGATCGTCGCCGGGATGAACCTGCTGCCCGTCGCCGCAGGCCACTGGCTGACCGGGCTGTTCGTCGCGCCCTCGCAGCGCGGGCAACGAGTCGGCTCACAGTTGCTCGAAGCGGCGCTGAACGCAACTCCAGGCCCGGTGTGGCTGTTCTGCGACCCGCAGCTGGTGCCCTTCTATGCCCGCCTGGGTTTCATCAACGCCGAATCACTGCCCGAAGCCCTGGCCTCGCGCCTGGCCCGCTACCAGCGCAGCAAGCCACTGGTAGCACTGCTGCGCGCTCAGTCGTCCGCCACGTCCAGCCCGGGGAACAGCACCTCGGTGTAG
- the def gene encoding peptide deformylase, whose product MIREILKMGDERLLRIAPPVPAHMLGTAELQQLIDDMFETMAHVGGVGLAAPQIGIDLQLVIFGFERSERYPDAEPVPRTILLNPVITPLATEVEDGWEGCLSVPGLRGVVPRYKHISYSGVDPQGNPIDRFADGFHARVVQHECDHLIGRLYPSRIQDFSKFGYTEVLFPGLDVADD is encoded by the coding sequence ATGATCCGTGAAATCCTCAAGATGGGCGATGAACGCCTGCTGCGCATCGCCCCGCCCGTGCCGGCGCACATGCTCGGTACAGCAGAGCTGCAACAGCTGATCGACGACATGTTCGAAACCATGGCCCATGTAGGCGGGGTGGGCCTTGCCGCGCCGCAGATCGGCATCGACCTGCAACTGGTGATTTTCGGTTTCGAGCGCAGCGAGCGCTACCCCGACGCCGAGCCGGTGCCGCGCACCATCCTGCTCAACCCGGTGATCACGCCGCTGGCCACCGAGGTGGAGGATGGCTGGGAGGGCTGCCTGTCGGTGCCCGGCCTGCGTGGGGTGGTGCCGCGCTACAAGCACATCAGCTACTCAGGTGTAGACCCCCAGGGCAACCCCATCGACCGCTTTGCCGACGGCTTCCATGCGCGGGTGGTGCAGCATGAGTGCGACCACCTGATCGGCCGGTTGTACCCGTCGCGCATCCAGGACTTCAGCAAGTTCGGCTACACCGAGGTGCTGTTCCCCGGGCTGGACGTGGCGGACGACTGA
- a CDS encoding YihY/virulence factor BrkB family protein yields the protein MIFPDLRGLPLHRVLVRTVKEFLDDEMSTYASALAYQMLFSLFPFLLFLIALIGFLHLPDFFSWLRLQSELVLPPQALEQVNPVIDQLQQSKGGLLSVGIVIALWTASAGVRLMMSAMNAAYDVPEGRPVWKRIPLSVVYTIGIAGMLLAAAALMVLGPQVMEWIAGQVGLQEAVVTLWTVLRWPAIIILMMVAVALIYYVMPDVKQKFRFITPGSVLAVVVWIIASLGFAYYVKTFADYNAMYGSIGAIIVLLLYFYISAAVLLLGAEMNAVIEHMSAEGKNPGEKDFSGEQPQETITVLGHEHPAEPQPREPNPQ from the coding sequence ATGATTTTCCCCGACCTGCGCGGCCTGCCCCTGCACCGTGTGCTGGTGCGCACCGTCAAGGAATTCCTCGACGACGAGATGTCCACCTACGCCTCCGCGCTGGCCTACCAGATGCTGTTTTCGCTGTTCCCCTTCCTGCTGTTTCTGATTGCCCTGATCGGTTTTTTGCACCTGCCGGACTTCTTCTCCTGGCTGCGCCTGCAATCCGAGCTGGTGCTGCCGCCCCAGGCCCTGGAGCAGGTGAACCCCGTAATCGACCAATTGCAGCAGTCCAAGGGCGGCTTGCTGTCGGTGGGTATCGTCATTGCCCTGTGGACCGCCTCGGCCGGCGTGCGCCTGATGATGAGCGCCATGAACGCCGCCTACGACGTGCCCGAAGGGCGCCCGGTATGGAAGCGCATCCCGCTGTCGGTGGTGTACACCATCGGCATCGCCGGCATGCTGCTGGCCGCCGCCGCGCTGATGGTGCTCGGGCCCCAGGTGATGGAGTGGATTGCCGGGCAGGTGGGCTTGCAGGAGGCGGTGGTCACCCTGTGGACCGTGCTGCGCTGGCCGGCGATCATCATCCTGATGATGGTGGCGGTGGCGCTGATCTACTACGTGATGCCCGACGTGAAGCAGAAATTCCGCTTCATCACCCCAGGCTCGGTGCTGGCGGTGGTGGTGTGGATCATCGCCTCGCTGGGCTTTGCCTACTACGTGAAAACCTTCGCCGACTACAACGCCATGTACGGCAGCATCGGCGCGATCATCGTGCTGCTGCTGTATTTCTACATCTCGGCCGCGGTACTGTTGCTGGGCGCGGAGATGAACGCCGTGATCGAGCACATGTCGGCCGAGGGCAAGAACCCCGGCGAGAAGGACTTCAGTGGCGAGCAGCCGCAAGAGACCATCACCGTGCTCGGCCACGAACACCCCGCAGAACCCCAGCCCCGTGAGCCGAACCCGCAATGA
- a CDS encoding CsbD family protein, giving the protein MSGTKDKAKGLANEAVGNIKQGVGKATGNDKLRAEGKAQEIKGEAQQAVGKVKDAVKKP; this is encoded by the coding sequence ATGAGTGGCACCAAGGACAAAGCGAAGGGCCTGGCCAACGAGGCCGTGGGCAATATCAAGCAAGGCGTCGGTAAAGCTACCGGCAATGACAAACTGCGCGCCGAAGGCAAGGCCCAGGAGATCAAAGGCGAGGCGCAGCAGGCGGTGGGCAAGGTCAAGGATGCTGTGAAGAAGCCTTGA
- a CDS encoding right-handed parallel beta-helix repeat-containing protein codes for MRLMPALAALLPLLPLPALAAATPAQTLTVERYADDGQPGTLRWAIETSNQNPGHYRIEIAAVGKPPYVIKPTRALPEIKGPVSLSGQPWARDGQYVAIDGSGYIKDEGVRTCPGAVPGQFGTNVRTTTHPGLVLRDTQGVHIQGLEVRNFCIGILLNRASNNVIEDNRITANKGGAGIMLTGDDGAGNPTATTTNNNKVLRNQLLDNGDGLELTRGAAFNLVADNLFRSTPANPEPSQGIEILLGNDNSVVRNRFENYSDGLQINWGKRNYLAANTFSGNSIGVSVTGEGNILDGNLIHGNRIGVALRPEPDTTATRLTANRIWGNSQDIRRCQAGGSCVPGQRTGAIVFGVPAQAHALYVGSRGVGADLPKRDQAIICDAKGEPKPCQPLPNHNQQPPKLTGFAGNVLRGEVQGPASSLLRVELFGNAAADGREAEQYLGEVLVNSDEQGQARFAQLLEQVGGLQSFTATVTRVDGATSELSQPIRR; via the coding sequence ATGCGCCTGATGCCTGCGCTGGCAGCCCTGCTGCCGCTGCTCCCCTTGCCCGCCCTTGCCGCCGCAACCCCTGCACAAACCCTCACCGTCGAACGCTACGCCGACGACGGCCAGCCCGGCACCCTGCGCTGGGCCATCGAAACCAGCAACCAGAACCCCGGCCACTACCGCATCGAAATCGCCGCAGTGGGCAAGCCGCCCTACGTGATCAAACCCACCCGTGCGCTGCCCGAAATCAAGGGCCCGGTCAGCCTGAGCGGCCAGCCCTGGGCCCGCGACGGCCAGTACGTGGCCATCGACGGCAGCGGCTACATCAAGGATGAAGGCGTGCGCACCTGCCCCGGCGCCGTGCCCGGGCAGTTCGGCACCAACGTGCGCACCACCACCCACCCCGGCCTGGTGCTGCGCGACACCCAGGGCGTGCACATACAGGGCCTGGAGGTGCGCAACTTCTGCATCGGCATCTTGCTCAACCGCGCCAGCAACAACGTCATCGAAGACAACCGCATCACTGCCAACAAGGGCGGCGCCGGCATCATGCTCACTGGCGACGACGGCGCCGGCAACCCCACCGCCACCACCACGAACAACAACAAGGTGCTGCGCAACCAGTTGCTGGACAACGGCGACGGCCTGGAGCTGACCCGTGGCGCGGCGTTCAACCTGGTGGCCGACAACCTGTTCCGCTCAACGCCCGCCAACCCCGAGCCGTCGCAAGGCATCGAGATTCTGCTGGGCAACGACAACAGCGTGGTGCGCAACCGCTTCGAAAACTACTCCGACGGCCTGCAGATCAACTGGGGCAAGCGCAACTACCTGGCTGCCAACACCTTCAGCGGCAACTCCATCGGCGTCAGCGTCACCGGCGAGGGCAACATCCTCGATGGCAACCTGATCCACGGCAACCGCATCGGCGTTGCCCTGCGCCCAGAGCCCGACACCACCGCCACCCGCCTTACCGCCAACCGTATCTGGGGCAACAGCCAGGACATCCGCCGCTGCCAGGCCGGGGGCTCGTGCGTGCCTGGCCAGCGCACCGGCGCCATCGTGTTCGGCGTGCCGGCCCAGGCCCATGCGCTGTACGTGGGCTCGCGGGGTGTCGGGGCGGATTTGCCGAAAAGGGACCAGGCGATCATCTGTGACGCCAAGGGCGAGCCCAAGCCGTGCCAGCCGCTGCCCAACCACAACCAGCAGCCGCCGAAGCTGACCGGGTTTGCGGGCAATGTGCTGCGTGGCGAGGTGCAGGGGCCGGCGTCGAGCCTGTTGCGGGTGGAGCTGTTCGGCAATGCGGCGGCTGACGGGCGCGAGGCCGAGCAGTACCTGGGGGAGGTGCTGGTGAACAGTGACGAACAGGGGCAGGCGCGGTTTGCCCAGTTGCTGGAGCAGGTGGGTGGGTTGCAGAGCTTTACCGCGACGGTGACCCGCGTGGATGGGGCCACTTCGGAGCTTAGCCAGCCGATTCGACGTTGA
- a CDS encoding CvfB family protein: MALLGRYNSLQIVKHVEFGLYLDGGADGEILLPRRYFPKDAELELDDWLNVFIYLDSEDQLIATTEKPKMQVGEFASLKVKDINGAGIFLDWGLSKDLLMPYSEESRPLKIGDYCVVHAYLDKRTRRITATAKLDRYLDTTPADYKPGQPVELLVAGETPMGFKAIINNRHWGLIHKNEVFKFLRSGMHEKGFIKEVRHDGKIALSLQPVGQALADGLHEQIMQRLEAAGGVLPVCDKSDPAVISQMFNVSKGNFKKAIGALFKQGKIVIHDDRIERA; this comes from the coding sequence ATGGCTCTGCTTGGGCGTTACAACAGTTTGCAAATCGTGAAACACGTGGAATTCGGCCTGTACCTGGACGGCGGTGCCGACGGCGAAATCCTGCTGCCACGGCGCTACTTCCCCAAGGATGCCGAGCTTGAGCTGGACGATTGGCTGAACGTGTTCATTTACCTGGACAGCGAAGACCAACTGATTGCTACCACCGAAAAGCCCAAGATGCAGGTGGGCGAGTTTGCCAGCCTCAAGGTCAAGGACATCAACGGCGCCGGCATCTTCCTTGACTGGGGCCTGTCCAAGGACCTGCTGATGCCTTACTCGGAAGAGTCGCGGCCGCTGAAGATCGGCGACTATTGCGTGGTCCACGCCTACCTGGACAAGCGCACCCGGCGTATCACTGCCACCGCCAAGCTGGACCGCTACCTGGACACCACGCCTGCCGACTACAAGCCTGGCCAGCCGGTGGAGCTGCTGGTGGCCGGCGAGACGCCGATGGGCTTCAAGGCCATCATCAACAACCGCCACTGGGGCCTGATCCACAAGAACGAGGTGTTCAAGTTCCTGCGTTCGGGCATGCACGAGAAGGGCTTCATCAAGGAAGTGCGCCACGACGGCAAGATCGCCCTGAGCCTGCAGCCGGTGGGCCAGGCCCTGGCTGACGGTCTGCACGAGCAGATCATGCAGCGCCTGGAAGCCGCCGGTGGCGTGCTGCCGGTGTGCGACAAGAGCGACCCGGCAGTGATCAGCCAGATGTTCAACGTCAGCAAGGGCAACTTCAAGAAGGCGATTGGCGCGCTGTTCAAGCAGGGCAAGATCGTCATCCATGACGATCGCATCGAGCGGGCCTGA
- a CDS encoding DUF6279 family lipoprotein — MPLRLIKTLLTFLAIALVLGACSRIDLAYRNLDRLVPWSLGDYLAMNRQQKSLLDERLKEHLAWHCKTQLPGYLDWLDRIRLMVANDAVTDQALQQRTDEARQAIGRVAEEITPSATELLRGMNDSQVAEMRQAFRDDIAERHKEYVDTPLAKQVEQRATRMQKRLEPWLGELNAQQRLRVMSWSQALGDQNRQWIANRAHWQQQLVLVMDQRATPSFEPRLAQLLQRKESLWTPEYKAAFQNTEQQARSLLVDLMKQSSPQQKTLLQQRLGKVRTDFSELKCLKG, encoded by the coding sequence ATGCCATTACGCCTGATCAAAACCCTGCTCACTTTTCTAGCCATCGCCCTGGTGCTTGGTGCCTGCAGCCGCATCGACCTGGCCTACCGCAACCTCGACCGCCTGGTGCCCTGGTCGCTGGGCGACTACCTGGCCATGAATCGCCAGCAAAAAAGCCTGCTCGACGAACGGCTGAAGGAGCACCTGGCCTGGCACTGCAAGACCCAGCTACCCGGCTACCTCGACTGGCTCGACCGCATCCGGCTGATGGTGGCCAACGACGCGGTCACCGACCAGGCCCTGCAGCAGCGCACCGACGAGGCCCGCCAGGCCATCGGCCGGGTCGCCGAAGAAATCACCCCCTCGGCCACGGAGTTGCTGCGCGGCATGAACGACAGCCAGGTGGCCGAGATGCGCCAGGCGTTTCGCGATGACATTGCCGAACGGCACAAGGAGTACGTCGACACGCCCTTGGCCAAACAGGTCGAACAGCGCGCCACGCGCATGCAGAAACGCCTGGAGCCGTGGCTGGGCGAGCTCAATGCCCAGCAGCGCCTGCGGGTGATGAGCTGGAGCCAGGCCCTGGGCGACCAGAACCGCCAGTGGATCGCCAACCGCGCCCACTGGCAGCAGCAATTGGTGCTGGTGATGGACCAGCGCGCAACGCCCAGCTTCGAGCCACGCCTGGCGCAGTTGCTGCAGCGCAAGGAAAGCCTGTGGACGCCGGAGTACAAGGCCGCCTTTCAGAACACCGAGCAGCAGGCGCGCAGCCTGCTGGTAGACCTGATGAAGCAGAGCAGCCCGCAGCAGAAGACGTTGTTGCAGCAGCGACTGGGCAAGGTGCGCACGGATTTCAGCGAGTTGAAGTGCCTGAAGGGGTGA
- the aceK gene encoding bifunctional isocitrate dehydrogenase kinase/phosphatase, with product MTPTWPAADIARMILDGFDDYREHFRRITLGARERFEQARWQAIQQAAAARINLYEEQVAEARDRLRQGFEAQVLLDVEQWPLVKSAYIRLIDPRLDDELSETWYNSLFCSLFSHDLINDGCMFIHTTRPSMRGRERAAQTRTYRPDGGLDGLLRAVFADYAFSTPFADLEADLARLQAQLRECLPDWVCKDPTLALELFTPVLYRNKGAYLVGRLYNSDEQWPLVIPLLHREGQGIEADALITDEAEVSIIFSFTRSYFMVDVPVPAEFVNFLKRILPGKHIAELYTSIGFYKHGKSEFYRALINHLASSDDCFIMAPGVRGMVMSVFTLPGFNTVFKIIKDRFSPSKTVDRATVIEKYRLVKSVDRVGRMADTQEFADFRFPLAKFEPECLAELLEVAPSTVALEGDTVLIRHCWTERRMTPLNLYLEHASEAQVLEALEDYGLAIKQLAAANIFPGDMLLKNFGVTRHGRVVFYDYDEISYLTEVNFRHIPPPRYPEDEMSGEPWYSIGPLDVFPEEFPPFLFADIGQRRLFSRLHGELYDAGYWQGLQAAIRAGKVIDVFPYRRKGR from the coding sequence ATGACCCCCACCTGGCCCGCCGCCGACATCGCGCGGATGATCCTCGATGGCTTCGACGACTACCGTGAACACTTCCGGCGTATCACCTTGGGTGCCCGCGAGCGCTTCGAACAGGCGCGCTGGCAGGCGATCCAGCAGGCCGCGGCGGCACGCATCAACCTGTACGAAGAACAGGTCGCCGAGGCGCGCGACCGGCTGCGCCAGGGCTTCGAGGCGCAGGTGCTGCTGGACGTCGAGCAATGGCCGCTGGTGAAGAGCGCCTACATTCGCCTGATCGACCCGCGCCTGGACGATGAACTGTCGGAAACCTGGTACAACTCGCTGTTCTGCAGCCTGTTCAGCCATGACCTGATCAACGACGGCTGCATGTTCATCCACACCACCCGGCCATCGATGCGCGGCCGCGAGCGCGCCGCGCAAACCCGCACCTATCGCCCGGATGGCGGGCTTGACGGGCTGCTGAGGGCGGTTTTTGCCGATTACGCATTCAGCACGCCGTTCGCGGACCTCGAGGCCGACCTGGCCCGGCTGCAAGCGCAGTTGCGCGAGTGCCTGCCGGACTGGGTGTGCAAGGATCCAACCCTGGCCCTGGAGCTGTTCACCCCGGTGCTGTACCGCAACAAGGGCGCTTATCTTGTGGGCCGGTTGTACAACAGCGACGAGCAGTGGCCACTGGTGATCCCGCTGCTGCACCGCGAGGGCCAGGGCATCGAGGCCGATGCGCTGATCACCGACGAGGCCGAGGTGTCGATCATCTTTTCCTTCACCCGCTCGTACTTCATGGTCGATGTGCCGGTGCCGGCGGAGTTCGTCAACTTTCTCAAGCGCATCCTGCCGGGCAAGCACATCGCCGAGCTGTATACCTCGATCGGCTTCTACAAGCACGGCAAGTCAGAGTTCTACCGTGCCCTGATCAACCACCTGGCCAGCAGCGACGACTGCTTCATCATGGCCCCCGGGGTGCGCGGCATGGTCATGAGCGTGTTCACCCTGCCGGGCTTCAATACCGTGTTCAAGATCATCAAGGACCGCTTCTCGCCGTCGAAAACAGTCGACCGCGCCACGGTGATCGAGAAATACCGCCTGGTGAAAAGCGTCGACCGTGTCGGACGCATGGCCGATACCCAGGAGTTCGCCGATTTTCGCTTCCCGTTAGCCAAGTTCGAGCCCGAGTGCCTGGCCGAGCTGCTGGAGGTGGCACCGTCCACGGTGGCGCTGGAGGGCGATACGGTGCTGATCCGCCACTGCTGGACCGAGCGGCGCATGACCCCGCTCAACCTGTACCTGGAGCACGCCAGTGAAGCCCAGGTACTGGAGGCGCTGGAGGACTACGGGTTGGCGATCAAGCAACTGGCGGCGGCCAACATATTCCCAGGCGACATGCTGTTGAAGAACTTCGGCGTCACCCGCCATGGCCGGGTAGTGTTCTACGACTATGACGAGATCAGCTACCTGACCGAGGTGAATTTCCGGCATATCCCGCCGCCGCGCTACCCCGAGGACGAGATGTCGGGTGAGCCGTGGTATTCGATCGGGCCCCTAGACGTGTTCCCCGAGGAGTTTCCACCGTTTCTGTTCGCCGATATCGGCCAGCGCCGGCTGTTCAGCCGATTACATGGCGAGCTTTACGATGCCGGTTACTGGCAGGGGCTGCAGGCGGCGATTCGGGCGGGCAAGGTGATCGATGTGTTTCCGTATCGGCGCAAGGGGCGTTGA
- a CDS encoding DMT family transporter translates to MSPIALARLITLAAVWGASFLFMRIIAPELGTVPTAFLRVSIACLGLVAILTAARVRWDFDGKLGACLVLGMINSGIPATFYSVAAQVLPAGYSAIFNATTPLMGVLIGALCFREAMTLPKLCGIFLGLFGVGILSGAGPVALDWALLQGALACLAATTCYGFAGFLARRWVSGLDSRLSALGSMLGATLLLTPLFAWSALAQPPASWGGWQVWLSLLGLGLLCTAFAYILYFRLLAEIGPVKASTVTFLIPAFGVLWGAWLLDEPLSMAHLYGGVLIGVALWLVLKPARQ, encoded by the coding sequence GTGAGCCCCATCGCCCTTGCCCGCCTGATAACCCTTGCCGCTGTCTGGGGGGCGAGTTTTCTGTTCATGCGCATCATCGCCCCGGAACTGGGCACCGTACCGACGGCGTTCTTGCGCGTGTCGATCGCCTGCCTGGGGCTGGTGGCGATCCTCACCGCCGCGCGGGTACGCTGGGACTTTGACGGCAAGCTCGGCGCCTGCCTGGTACTGGGCATGATCAACTCAGGCATACCCGCGACCTTCTATTCGGTGGCCGCCCAGGTGCTGCCGGCCGGCTACTCGGCAATCTTCAACGCCACCACGCCGCTGATGGGCGTGCTGATCGGCGCCTTGTGCTTCCGCGAAGCCATGACCCTGCCCAAGCTGTGCGGCATCTTCCTCGGCCTGTTCGGCGTCGGCATTCTCAGCGGTGCCGGCCCCGTGGCGCTGGACTGGGCCTTGCTGCAAGGCGCCCTGGCGTGCCTGGCGGCGACCACCTGCTACGGCTTTGCCGGTTTTCTTGCCCGGCGCTGGGTCAGCGGCCTGGACAGTCGCCTATCGGCACTGGGCAGCATGCTCGGCGCAACCTTGCTGCTGACCCCGCTGTTCGCCTGGAGCGCCCTGGCCCAACCACCGGCCAGTTGGGGCGGCTGGCAGGTGTGGCTGTCGCTGCTGGGTCTGGGCCTTTTGTGCACGGCCTTTGCCTACATCCTGTACTTCCGCCTGCTGGCCGAGATCGGCCCGGTCAAGGCCAGCACCGTGACCTTCCTGATCCCGGCGTTCGGCGTGTTGTGGGGGGCGTGGCTGCTGGACGAGCCGCTGTCGATGGCGCACCTGTATGGCGGGGTGCTGATTGGCGTGGCGTTGTGGCTGGTGCTCAAGCCCGCCAGGCAGTGA
- a CDS encoding DMT family transporter yields MSVFNKASVASAATTSLFVLLWSSGAIVSKLGLAQASPFAFLLLRSALALIGLLLIGPLLGLRWSRSRGAILRALGTGCVLLGAYQIFYLLALNTHVTPGVMATVMGVQPILTVVLMERQRSWSRLFGLALGLGGLVMVVYQGINLGGVSLAGMLFALLALASMTAGSILQKRITDNPMGTLPLQYLAGFAMCAVFAPLQPLQVQWSASFVGALLWMGLVVSLLATLLLYRLIARGNLVNVTSLFYLVPAVTAVMDFIIFGNRLAPLSLLGMGLIVVGLLFVFRKPTLKPAQA; encoded by the coding sequence ATGTCTGTCTTCAACAAAGCATCCGTGGCCTCGGCGGCCACCACCAGCCTGTTCGTCCTGCTGTGGAGCAGCGGCGCAATCGTTTCCAAGCTCGGCCTGGCCCAGGCCAGCCCGTTCGCCTTCCTGCTGCTGCGCTCGGCGCTGGCGCTCATCGGCCTGTTGCTGATCGGCCCGTTGCTGGGGCTGCGCTGGTCGCGCAGCCGTGGCGCCATTCTGCGGGCCCTGGGCACCGGCTGCGTGCTGCTGGGTGCCTACCAGATCTTCTACCTGCTGGCGCTCAACACCCATGTCACGCCGGGCGTGATGGCCACGGTGATGGGCGTGCAACCGATCCTCACCGTGGTGCTGATGGAGCGCCAGCGCTCGTGGAGCCGGTTGTTCGGCCTGGCGCTGGGGCTCGGCGGGCTGGTGATGGTGGTGTACCAGGGCATCAACCTGGGCGGCGTGTCGCTGGCCGGGATGCTGTTCGCCCTGCTGGCGCTGGCCAGCATGACTGCCGGTTCCATCCTGCAAAAGCGCATTACCGACAACCCCATGGGCACCTTGCCGCTGCAGTACCTGGCCGGCTTTGCCATGTGCGCAGTGTTTGCCCCGCTGCAACCGTTGCAGGTGCAGTGGAGTGCCAGCTTCGTCGGCGCGCTGCTGTGGATGGGGCTGGTGGTGTCGTTGCTGGCGACCTTGCTGCTTTACCGGCTGATTGCCCGGGGCAACCTGGTCAATGTCACCAGCCTGTTCTACCTGGTGCCGGCGGTGACCGCGGTGATGGACTTCATCATCTTCGGTAACCGCCTGGCGCCGCTGAGCCTGCTGGGGATGGGGTTGATCGTGGTGGGGTTGTTGTTTGTGTTCCGTAAGCCGACATTGAAGCCTGCCCAGGCCTGA